Within the Gloeobacter kilaueensis JS1 genome, the region GACCCAACTCAGCCGCAAAGAAAAACAGATCTTTATCTACTACGTCGATACCGGTGTCTCTGAACAGGTCACCTTCGACGCCGGTGAGAAGATTACGCCCTTTATGTGGAAGGCACCGGAATTTGGCGACGACTACCTCGTCATGACGGTCATCGACAACGTCAGTGTCGGTATCTATCGCAAGCTCAACGGCAGCTGGCAGCAGATCAACAACCTGCTGATTCCCTCGACGAGCAAGCCCTACGTCAGCTCCTCCGAGCCCTTCACTTACAACGGCAAATCCTACCTGTTTGGCCTTTCCCAAGACGATCCCAATCCAAAAAGCCTCAGTGCTCTGTCGGATGTCTGGGTAGCTGCCATCGATCCGGCGAACCCTTACTACGCCAAAGTCAGCGACTCCACCGATCAAAAGCGCCGGGATCCTGAGGTTTATATCACCTGCCAGGGTCCTTATATCTACTTCCAGCGTCCCAATCCCTCTGACAGCAGCAAGTCGTCGATCTACCGGGTACCGGCCAGTCTGGGCATCCCCCGCGAGCCGCCGCCGCGCTGCAACTGACACGGAGATTCAGGTACCAGCAGCGCTCTTTGTCTGAAAAGTCCTTTTGAGCAAGTGCTCCAACGCCCTCAGCCAACCCCGGCATTCTTCCAGTGCAGGGGCTTAACGCTGAGCATCATCCAGCACACCTTCGGTTGTTTGCTTCCTTCCACAACCTGCAACAAAAAGGGTGGTCTATGCTCTCCTTCCGATGTCTTTTTGGTAGCCATCGCCGTCCATCTCTACGCCTGCCGCTGGCAGTCGCTCTCGCAGCGAGCGGGCTGCTGGCAGCCTTACCGGCCTGTGCCCAGACCGCCGCCAACACGATCGTCTCCGATCCACGGGTGCAGCTATTCGACCTCGAATTTGATCAACCGTCGGCGCGATTTGCGTACAGCAGCTCCACCGATGGCAGTGTCTGGCTGGGCTACGTCAATCCGACCACGGGCGATCTTTTACCGTCTTCTGGCCAGGGAACGCTCATTGGAACGCAGGCAGAAAGTCCGGTCGAAGCCTGCAACGGGCCGGAATGGGCCTACAGCAATCAAGGGCCGCAGATCGTCTACAACAAAGTCCTCAACGGCTATGCGAATCTGGCCCGCACCCTTAAAATGGGCGATCTTTGGAACGACGAGGCGCTGGTAAACGGGTTAAATGGTGTCGGTCCAGTAGGAAGTAAGGACCGCAACGATCCGAGGCCGCGCATCTCTTATGCTGGAGCGGGTTTTTGTGGACCGCCCGCCACCAAGAGCATAGATGCGGGCGGCGGCATCTACTGGCGCGAGATCGCCGATCCTTCTACAGTGCATCAAATTCCCCTCGCCAACGCCCAGGGGGTGCGCTGGGTGCCCGGCGCGACAGTCGGCCAGCGCTCGCTCGCTGTCTCTGCCGCTGTGGTGGGTCCAGATGGCAAGAAGTACCGTCAGGCTTTTCGCTACTGGATCGATACGGGAGTCGCTGAGCAACTCACCTCGGATCTAAGCGATCACAACAGCGTCTTTTTCTGGAATGCCCCTGAATATAACAACGAACTGCTCTTTTTTACCCTGATCAACGATCAGGCCGCCGCCGTATACCGCCAGATCAACGGTGTCTGGACCAACATCTACACCATCAAGTCGCCCGATCCGAGCAAACCCTACATCGAGTCTCCGGAGCCTTTTACCCACAACGGCAAGTCCTATGCCTTTTATGTGGTCAAAGACAACTCAGATTCGACCAACAAAGATGCTCCCTCCGAGATCTACGTGGCGAACATCGATCCATCCGCTCCCCTCAACCGCAAAGTCAGTAGCGATCCACCGGGCGATCCGCTGAGCGGCAAAAAAGTCCGCAAAGATCCCGAAGTGTTTGTTACCAAACTGGGACCGGTGATCTTTTACGCCGCTGCCTCCGGGCTGGATCTTAACGGCGACGGTCAACCCGATCAAAATGCGGTGATCTGGAAGGCGGACACCGGCCTCGGCCCACCCCAGCCCAACGACTTTAACGGCGACGGCAAATCCGATATTCTCTGGCGCAACGCAAATACGGGAGCAAATCGGATCTGGTTGATGAACGGTGCCACGCGCCTCTCGACTGCCAGCCTGCCGACGATCGCCGCGAGCACTTACTTGCTGGTCGGCGGGAGCGCTGATTTTACTGGCGATGGCCGGGCCGATATCTTCTGGCACAACCCGGTGAACGGCACCAATATTCTCTGGAAAATGAGCGGTACGGCGGTGGTGCAGACGATCAATCTCTACACCAGCCCCGATCTGGTATGGGAGGCCGCCGCCACGGGCGACTTTAACAGCGACGGCGCAACGGACATTCTCTGGCGACGCAGGGACACCGGTGAACTTTCGGTCTGGCTGATGGACAACACGACTTTTGTTTCTGCCGTGCATCTGCCCGCCAATCCTGGTCTTGACTGGAAAGTGGGTGGTACTGGCGATTTTAACAACGATAGCCAGACCGATATTGTGCTCCGCAATTCTAAGACCGGTGCCAACCAGATCTGGTTGATGAACGGCACGAACCGTACCGGCACCGTGGCCCTGCCGACGGTGGGCGATCCCAACTGGGCGATGCGCGGGATCGCCGATTACGACAACGACGGCAACCTCGACATTCTCTGGCGCTACCAGGGGACGGGTACCCTCCAGGGTGCCGTGCAGTACTGGAAGATGAACGGCGTCAATTACACTGCCTCCGTCAGTCTGCCGACCGACGCTGACCTCAATTGGACGATCATTGGGCCGCGCTGAACTGCCAACCGCTCACTGCGCCGGACCAAGTCCAGTATCCGCTCGATAAATGGGGGTGCTATCGTCAGTGTTAATAACCTGGAAATAGATAGATGGTCCCTGAGCAGTGACGAACACTTCCGGATCTTTGCGCACCCGCTCAGTATTGTCGCTTACCCGACGATAAAAGGGGTTGACAGCATCGATGCCAGCTAGCCAGATTTCGGAAGGAACCGTGCGACTGGCAGCGTTAGAGGAGGTGGACGTCACCATGTAGATGTAGGACTTGCCGTTGTGAACAAAGTACTGGGGTGAGGAGATAAAAGGACCAGCAGAAGGCGGCTTGATATCGAGAACTTTTGACCATATGCCCGTGAACTTGCGGTAGATGCTGATAGTTTTATCGTCTGCCTGGACAAAGCAAACATACTGGCTGTACTCCGGGGCATTCCAGCAGTAAACAGCCGCTTTTTTGCTCGAAATGGCTGCGACCGTGTCGATCGTTTTTTGGTCGGTGTCATAAACAATTGCTGAGGCGGAGCGATCGGCGCTCTCGGTCAGGCTGATCGAGCGCTTGCCCATCACCCACACATCCCCCGCCGGACCGGAACCCGGAATAGTTTCTTCGGTCGAAGCATCGTTGATCTCGCGCCACTGGCTCACCTGAGAGCCGTCTGAGAGTTTGGTGGTGTAGGACATGCGGGGTTTTGGATCGCCCGGATCGAGGCTGCCGATTGGGGCAGAGCGGCCACTGCTGTTGGGCAAAAGTTCGCCGCTCCAGAGGCCACCTACCTGTTGAGCCAGGGCAATGGCCGGTCGTCTGTTGGCGTCGTACTTGCTGTAGACGATCTGGGAACCACTGCTGGTGAGCACCCATTCTGGTCCATTCAAAATACCGCGACCCACCGGCACGGCTCCAGGATCGACACTGATTCCTTTGGCTGAGGAGGGCACAAAAGCGCCGGTAACTGGATCAACGCCGCTCACCCAGAGGGTGCCGGATTTATCTGTCCAGGTAAATTGAGCAGTGGCCTGATCAAACTCGGGATCGACAACCTGAGCATCAGGATCCGATACGAGAATATCCTGTTGAGATTGAGCGCCCGCAGGCAAGCGATATGAAGTAAAAAGTGCCGCAGATGAGAGCACGACAGCAGCAAATCCCAGGCGAGCAAAGCGATAGTTCAGGAAGGCCATTTGCCTGTTACCTTAGAAGAATAAGGCTATATTACTACAGCTTTTATAACTTGCGACTTGCAAGACTAACTGCTCCTGACATTCTGCAGGCACCGGCGGGTGGATTTACCCTGGTCGTCTTTGCCCACTGCGGACGGCAGAAGATGACGGTTCGCTCATAATTAATAAGGAGCCTTACTGGAAGTGCGGATGGCAGAATCGAACGGGCCGGGGCTGGGGCAACGCCGAAACTGGGAGCTGATCAGGCGCGTCTCCCCTTTCGCCCGCAGGCAGTTGCGGCTTTTTGTGCTGGCGCTGGTGCTATTGCCGCCGCTGGCGGCAGCCAACGCCGTCGGGCCAATTCTTATCCAGCGGGCGATCGATGGCCCAGCCCACACAGGCGATCTGAGCGGGCTGCAGTGGATCGCTCTGCTGTACGGCGTCACGGTATTTGTCCGGCTCGGCCTGCAGGCGTGGCAGGGATACCTGCTGCAGCAGGCGGGCCAGCGGATGACGGCTGAGATTCGATCGGAGCTATTTGCCCACGTCACGCGCCTCTCGATCAGCTACTTCAACCGCACGCCGGTGGGCAAGCTGATCACCCGCCTTACCAGCGATGTCGAGGCGCTGGGGGAGGTCTTTTCCACAGGCGGCGTCGGCATCCTGAGCGATACGGTCTCGATTGTGATCGTGGCCGCCTTTATGTTCAGCCTGCGCTGGGATCTGGCGCTATTGGTGACGCTGCTGCTGTTTCCGATTACAGCGCTCGCCATCTGGTTTCAAAAGATCTACCGCGACGCCAACCTGCGCGTGCGCGAGATGCTCTCTACCCTCAATGCCCAGCTGCAGGAAAATCTGGTGGGCGTGAGCGTCGTGCAGATGTTCCGCCGCGAGGAGCGCAACAGCGAGCAATTCGACGAGGCCAACCGCGAGTACATCCGGGCGGTGGACGAGACGATCCTCTACGACTCGGCCCTCTCAGCGGCGATGGAGTGGATCTCACTGGTGGCGATTGCCGGGGTGCTCTGGTACGGCGGCGGCCAGGTGCTGCAGAACGCCCTCACCTTCGGTACCCTGGTGGCCTTTATCCAGTACGCCCAGCGGCTGTTCGACCCGATTCGCCAGTTGGGCGAGCGCTTTACCTCGATTCAATCCGGCTTTACGTCGCTGGAGCGAATCACGGGCATCCTCGATGAACCGATCGAAATCAAGGACCCCGTGGTTCCTGAGAGCCTGCCGACCGATGGCTCCGGCGAAGTCGTCTTTCAAAACGTCTGGTTCGCCTACAAGCCGGGCGAGTACGTGCTCAAAAATGTCAGCTTCACGATTCGCCCCGGCCAGACTGTCGCCCTCGTCGGTCCCACCGGCTCCGGCAAGAGTACGATCATTCGCCTGCTGTGTCGGCTCTACGAACCTACCCAGGGCCGGATCTTGATCGACGGCGTCGATATCAGCCAGATCACCCAGGAGGAGTTGCGCCGCCGCATCGGTGTCATCTTGCAGGAAGGGTTTCTTTTTTCTGGCGACATCCGCTCCAACATTGCCCTGGGCGAGACTTACAGCGACGGGCAGATCGTGCAGGCGGCCCGCTCGATGAACGTCGATCGCTTTATCGAGGAGTTGCCGGAGGGTTATAAAACCGAAGTGCGCGAGCGCGGCAACAACCTCTCCGGCGGCCAGAAGCAGCTACTGGCCTTTGCCCGCGCCGCCGTGCGCGATCCAAAGATTTTAATTCTCGACGAGGCCACCGCCTCGCTGGATGTGGGCACCGAAGCGCTCGTCCAACAGGCACTGGATCGGCTACTTAAAAAGCGGACCTGCATTCTCATCGCCCACCGGCTTTCGACCATCCGCAACGTCGAGCGCATCCTGGTGCTGCGCAGAGGAGAGCTGATCGAAGACGGCAGCCACGAGCAACTGATGGCGATCCACGGCCTCTACGAGAGCCTCTACAAGCTGCAGGCACTCACTGCCTGATAGCTGCGACAGCTTTGCAACTGGCCGGATAGTCTGGAGGTAGTAAAAAATCGCTGCGATGCGCCCATTTTCGTTGCCTGTGATTTTGCTGACCCTTGCGCTCCTGGTCGTCCCCGCCGGGGCGATGCCTGCCCGGCCCCTG harbors:
- a CDS encoding FG-GAP repeat domain-containing protein encodes the protein MLSFRCLFGSHRRPSLRLPLAVALAASGLLAALPACAQTAANTIVSDPRVQLFDLEFDQPSARFAYSSSTDGSVWLGYVNPTTGDLLPSSGQGTLIGTQAESPVEACNGPEWAYSNQGPQIVYNKVLNGYANLARTLKMGDLWNDEALVNGLNGVGPVGSKDRNDPRPRISYAGAGFCGPPATKSIDAGGGIYWREIADPSTVHQIPLANAQGVRWVPGATVGQRSLAVSAAVVGPDGKKYRQAFRYWIDTGVAEQLTSDLSDHNSVFFWNAPEYNNELLFFTLINDQAAAVYRQINGVWTNIYTIKSPDPSKPYIESPEPFTHNGKSYAFYVVKDNSDSTNKDAPSEIYVANIDPSAPLNRKVSSDPPGDPLSGKKVRKDPEVFVTKLGPVIFYAAASGLDLNGDGQPDQNAVIWKADTGLGPPQPNDFNGDGKSDILWRNANTGANRIWLMNGATRLSTASLPTIAASTYLLVGGSADFTGDGRADIFWHNPVNGTNILWKMSGTAVVQTINLYTSPDLVWEAAATGDFNSDGATDILWRRRDTGELSVWLMDNTTFVSAVHLPANPGLDWKVGGTGDFNNDSQTDIVLRNSKTGANQIWLMNGTNRTGTVALPTVGDPNWAMRGIADYDNDGNLDILWRYQGTGTLQGAVQYWKMNGVNYTASVSLPTDADLNWTIIGPR
- a CDS encoding ABC transporter ATP-binding protein, with the protein product MAESNGPGLGQRRNWELIRRVSPFARRQLRLFVLALVLLPPLAAANAVGPILIQRAIDGPAHTGDLSGLQWIALLYGVTVFVRLGLQAWQGYLLQQAGQRMTAEIRSELFAHVTRLSISYFNRTPVGKLITRLTSDVEALGEVFSTGGVGILSDTVSIVIVAAFMFSLRWDLALLVTLLLFPITALAIWFQKIYRDANLRVREMLSTLNAQLQENLVGVSVVQMFRREERNSEQFDEANREYIRAVDETILYDSALSAAMEWISLVAIAGVLWYGGGQVLQNALTFGTLVAFIQYAQRLFDPIRQLGERFTSIQSGFTSLERITGILDEPIEIKDPVVPESLPTDGSGEVVFQNVWFAYKPGEYVLKNVSFTIRPGQTVALVGPTGSGKSTIIRLLCRLYEPTQGRILIDGVDISQITQEELRRRIGVILQEGFLFSGDIRSNIALGETYSDGQIVQAARSMNVDRFIEELPEGYKTEVRERGNNLSGGQKQLLAFARAAVRDPKILILDEATASLDVGTEALVQQALDRLLKKRTCILIAHRLSTIRNVERILVLRRGELIEDGSHEQLMAIHGLYESLYKLQALTA